The DNA segment CAGGGCTGCCTGCGCGGGCTGCGGCTAGATGTTCAACTTGCTGATCTTGGAGCCGTCCAGCGACACATCGAACATCAGCCCGGCATTGGTCTGCACGAAGCCGATCACCGGCTGCTGGCCGGTGATCGTATCGAGTTTGCCGTTGGCACCGACCTTGGCGAGCGCCACGCCGGCATCCGCACCGACCGTCCAGCCGCTGCTGTTGACGAACTTGTTGTAAGCGTCGGGCGTCATGAACATCAGCACCACGGATTTGGACTGGCCGCCGGCGGTCGCGCCGATTGAGGCCGAGGTGGTGCGGTAGTAGCCCACCGATGCGCCCTTGGAGCGCAACACGCCCTCGCCGTATTCGCCGCCGACCACCAGCCCTGCCGACAGCACTCGCGGGAACACGAGGATGCCCTGGGCGCGCGAGGCCAGCTCGCGCGAGCTGTCGACGGTTGAGAACAGCCGGTTGAGCGCCCCGTCGGCACCCGCGTCGATTTCTTGCTTCTTGGCCGCCGCGTCGGTTGGCGCATTGGTGCCGGTGGTGGTGCAGCCAGCCGCGAACGCGGTGGCCACGACCAGGCCCGAGCCCGCCAGCCGGGTGACAAAGTGGCGTCGATTCATGTGCTCTCTCCTGTCAGGGATCAGTTAGCCGGCCGTCGGGCATCTGCCGTCAGTTGTCGCCTTGCCTTGGCGGTCGGGGCTAAGTCATTGTGTACAAGGAGCAAGCAGCCAGCAATGCACGACAAAAGAATTGTCTGCGGGCCTCGAAACTACTTAATGCGGGTTTCGATGCGCGGGTTTTGATGCCGCTCAGGCCGGGGCCGAATCGCTCTCGCCGGGCGCCGCCAGCCCGAAGTGCCGGTAGGCGGCGGCCGTGGCCATGCGGCCCCGCGGCGTGCGCTGCAGGTAGCCCTGCTGGATCAGGAAGGGCTCGAGCACGTCTTCGATGGTGTCGCGCTCCTCGCCGATGGCAGCGGCCAGGTTATCCACGCCCACCGGGCCGCCGCTGAACTTGAGCAGGATGGCTTCAAGCAGTTTGCGGTCCATCAGGTCGAAGCCGACCGCGTCCACGTCGAGCATGGCGAGCGCGGCGTCCGCGATGGTGCGCGTGATGTTTCC comes from the Cupriavidus basilensis genome and includes:
- a CDS encoding YSC84-related protein, whose protein sequence is MNRRHFVTRLAGSGLVVATAFAAGCTTTGTNAPTDAAAKKQEIDAGADGALNRLFSTVDSSRELASRAQGILVFPRVLSAGLVVGGEYGEGVLRSKGASVGYYRTTSASIGATAGGQSKSVVLMFMTPDAYNKFVNSSGWTVGADAGVALAKVGANGKLDTITGQQPVIGFVQTNAGLMFDVSLDGSKISKLNI